One part of the Dermacentor andersoni chromosome 2, qqDerAnde1_hic_scaffold, whole genome shotgun sequence genome encodes these proteins:
- the PIG-M gene encoding GPI mannosyltransferase 1 — protein MVQQSSRFNVGKVKLYHHLVFAGIIRAGLIVVGEWQDQNLQVKYTDVDYHVFTDGAAYVAKGESPFLRETYRYSPLLAMLLVPNVLLHPAFGKVLFSAVDVLVGYYAYHIVRTAKFSERKAVLCACLWLYNPITFAVSTRGSSDSILALIVVFSLFALLKSRDTAAGLAYGFSVHLKMYTVVYALPIYLALQTRLPSGSAAKGELESWRSYLSRLLLPNRRKLIFLGSSAASFFLPTLLCYLAYGREYIQEVFLYHVSRRDVRHNFSPLFYPLYLANHNTSDSSGGNTFAALLPQLLLMLLMSFKYGQLNDLPFALFCVTFVLVSFNKVCTSQYFLWYLCLLPLVLPKLGLSMRRGVLLLLMWLGGQALWLVQAYYLEFGGKPLFLHVWVAGLMFLVANTFILCFMMAHYQSHIPRSKKAKNK, from the coding sequence ATGGTGCAGCAGTCGAGCAGGTTCAACGTGGGCAAAGTGAAGCTCTACCACCACCTCGTGTTTGCGGGGATCATACGCGCCGGGCTGATCGTCGTCGGGGAATGGCAAGACCAGAACCTGCAAGTCAAGTACACCGATGTCGATTACCACGTCTTCACCGATGGCGCTGCGTACGTGGCCAAGGGGGAGTCGCCGTTCCTGAGGGAGACTTACCGGTACAGTCCCCTGCTGGCCATGCTTCTTGTTCCGAACGTGCTTCTTCATCCGGCCTTCGGAAAAGTCCTCTTCTCTGCAGTAGATGTCCTGGTTGGCTACTACGCCTATCACATCGTGCGGACGGCCAAGTTCAGTGAACGCAAGGCTGTGCTTTGTGCCTGCCTGTGGCTCTACAACCCCATTACTTTCGCCGTTTCCACACGTGGTAGCTCCGATTCCATCCTGGCACTCATCGTCGTGTTCTCTCTCTTCGCCCTGCTCAAGAGCAGAGACACGGCTGCCGGCCTGGCTTATGGTTTCTCGGTGCACCTCAAGATGTACACAGTGGTTTATGCGCTCCCCATCTACTTGGCCCTTCAGACAAGACTGCCCTCTGGGTCTGCAGCAAAGGGAGAGTTGGAGAGCTGGCGCTCTTACTTGTCCCGGCTGCTGTTGCCCAACCGACGAAAGCTCATCTTCCTTGGCTCCAGCGCAGCATCCTTTTTCCTGCCAACCCTTCTGTGCTACCTGGCTTATGGTCGAGAGTACATCCAGGAGGTGTTCCTTTACCATGTCTCCCGGAGGGATGTCCGTCACAACTTCTCTCCTCTCTTCTACCCACTGTATCTGGCCAACCATAACACGTCCGACAGCAGTGGTGGCAACACATTTGCTGCACTCTTGCCACAGCTTTTGCTGATGTTGCTGATGTCCTTCAAGTATGGCCAGCTGAATGACCTGCCTTTTGCCCTGTTCTGCGTCACATTTGTGCTAGTGAGCTTCAACAAGGTGTGCACATCACAGTACTTCCTGTGGTATCTGTGTCTGCTGCCGTTGGTGTTGCCCAAGCTGGGTCTGAGCATGAGGCGTGGTGTACTTCTGCTGCTCATGTGGCTGGGAGGCCAGGCACTGTGGCTGGTGCAGGCATATTACCTCGAGTTTGGCGGCAAGCCTCTCTTCCTTCACGTCTGGGTGGCAGGCCTCATGTTCCTTGTGGCCAACACTTTCATCCTTTGCTTCATGATGGCCCACTACCAGAGCCACATACCTAGAAGCAAGAAGGCCAAGAACAAGTGA